In a genomic window of Burkholderiales bacterium:
- the istA gene encoding IS21 family transposase translates to MNVLKPHLRITVDTLLKSGMSHRQIARRTGVDRKTIRSYAAALANSSGVATGSEGAAAAQTPPPRPPTLSTSACEAHRAWIEEQVTLGRNAVAIYQELVDAHGFTHRYNSVKRFVATLKARAPERFDVLEFLPGEEAQVDYGQGAPTLYHTGRYKRPYLFVMTLKYSGKSFRKVVWKTDQQAWARLHEEAWRAFGGVCQYVVLDNLKEGVIRPDIYAPELNGVYSALLAHYGAVADPCRVRDPNRKGSVENAIKHTQATALKGRKFDAIEAQNAFLAHWEERWASLRIHGRKKRQVLEMFREEQPKLRPLPLEGFRLFRQVTRTVDDAGLVQIEAAYYAALPAAPHSEVTVRIYHQHIEIVDTAGQVLRRHEKATRRGAFVMEGSDRLFNPSRESARVLARVEKIGPCTAALARELFVRLGRPGSRAIYGIASLTRTYTRSDIEAVCARLVASQCFSYTALKRALERRVADTAVIASPLTQSGPQIRTLTEYQSFWDTHSHSQEDPDGNVYH, encoded by the coding sequence TTGAACGTCTTGAAGCCGCATCTACGCATCACCGTCGACACGCTGCTGAAGAGCGGCATGTCGCATCGGCAAATCGCCCGCCGTACCGGAGTTGATCGCAAGACGATCCGCAGCTACGCGGCGGCGCTGGCAAATTCCTCCGGGGTGGCCACCGGCTCTGAAGGGGCGGCGGCCGCGCAAACTCCCCCACCCCGGCCACCGACTCTAAGCACCTCGGCGTGCGAGGCGCACCGCGCCTGGATCGAAGAGCAGGTCACGCTCGGGCGCAACGCTGTGGCCATCTACCAGGAGCTGGTCGACGCCCACGGCTTTACCCACCGCTACAACTCGGTCAAGCGCTTCGTCGCCACGCTCAAGGCGCGCGCGCCGGAGCGCTTCGACGTGCTGGAGTTTCTGCCCGGCGAAGAGGCGCAGGTCGATTACGGCCAAGGCGCGCCCACGCTCTACCACACCGGCCGCTACAAGCGGCCGTACTTGTTCGTGATGACGCTCAAGTACTCGGGCAAGAGCTTCCGCAAGGTGGTGTGGAAGACCGACCAGCAGGCCTGGGCGCGGCTGCACGAGGAGGCGTGGCGGGCCTTCGGCGGCGTGTGCCAGTACGTCGTGCTCGACAACCTGAAGGAAGGGGTGATCCGGCCCGACATCTACGCCCCGGAACTGAACGGCGTCTACAGCGCGCTGCTCGCGCACTACGGCGCCGTCGCCGATCCGTGCCGGGTGCGCGACCCCAATCGCAAGGGCAGCGTCGAGAACGCGATCAAGCACACCCAGGCCACCGCGCTCAAGGGGCGCAAGTTCGACGCGATCGAGGCGCAGAACGCGTTCCTGGCGCATTGGGAGGAGCGCTGGGCAAGCTTACGCATCCATGGCCGCAAGAAGCGCCAGGTGCTCGAGATGTTCCGGGAAGAGCAGCCGAAGCTCAGGCCGCTGCCGCTTGAGGGCTTCCGGCTGTTCAGACAGGTCACGCGCACCGTCGATGACGCCGGCCTCGTGCAGATCGAAGCCGCCTACTACGCTGCGCTGCCGGCCGCACCGCACAGCGAAGTGACGGTTCGCATCTACCACCAGCACATCGAGATCGTCGATACCGCCGGCCAGGTGCTGCGCCGGCACGAGAAGGCGACGCGCCGCGGCGCCTTCGTCATGGAGGGCAGCGATCGGCTGTTCAACCCCTCGCGCGAGAGCGCGCGCGTGCTCGCCCGCGTCGAGAAGATCGGCCCCTGCACCGCAGCGCTCGCGCGCGAGCTCTTCGTGCGCCTGGGCCGCCCCGGCAGCCGCGCGATCTACGGCATCGCCAGCCTCACGCGCACCTACACCCGCAGCGACATCGAAGCGGTGTGCGCCCGGCTCGTCGCCTCGCAGTGCTTCTCCTACACGGCGCTCAAACGCGCGCTCGAGCGCCGCGTCGCAGACACCGCCGTCATCGCTTCGCCGCTCACCCAATCCGGCCCCCAGATCCGGACGCTCACCGAGTATCAATCGTTCTGGGACACCCACTCTCACTCACAGGAGGACCCTGATGGCAATGTCTATCACTGA
- the istB gene encoding IS21-like element helper ATPase IstB: MAMSITELERALRALRLSGMSATLQARALAVASHEMDFVEAFSWLVQDELDRRRSRLLDRRYTLSGLTERKDLKDFDWSYNPRLPKREVLELATLKFIDAREDALLLGPPGTGKSHVAKALALAAVGRGYKVVYREAHQLLEDINEARELGELRKYRAQLKAAELLVIDDLFLRRLPAHAGDELADVLMSRYEKASTVITSNRPFDDWAKLLGDVVVVTPLLDRLLHHGHMLKFEGKSWRLKEAAARVAKRTSAV; the protein is encoded by the coding sequence ATGGCAATGTCTATCACTGAGCTGGAACGCGCGCTGCGTGCGCTGCGACTATCCGGCATGAGCGCAACCCTGCAAGCCCGCGCGCTCGCCGTAGCGAGTCACGAAATGGACTTCGTGGAAGCCTTCTCGTGGCTGGTGCAGGACGAGCTCGACCGGCGCCGCTCGCGATTGCTCGATCGACGCTACACGCTCTCGGGACTGACCGAGCGCAAGGACTTGAAGGACTTCGACTGGAGCTACAACCCCAGGCTCCCCAAGCGCGAAGTACTGGAGCTCGCCACGCTGAAGTTCATCGACGCCAGAGAGGACGCGCTGCTCCTCGGCCCACCCGGCACCGGCAAGAGCCACGTCGCCAAGGCGCTCGCGCTGGCCGCCGTCGGCCGCGGCTACAAAGTCGTCTACCGCGAAGCGCATCAGTTGCTCGAGGACATCAACGAAGCGCGCGAGCTGGGCGAGCTGCGCAAATACCGCGCGCAGTTGAAGGCCGCCGAGCTCCTGGTCATCGACGACCTGTTCCTGCGCCGGCTTCCGGCGCACGCCGGCGACGAACTCGCCGACGTGCTCATGAGCCGCTACGAGAAGGCCTCCACCGTCATCACGTCGAATCGACCGTTCGACGACTGGGCGAAACTGCTCGGCGACGTCGTGGTCGTCACGCCGCTGCTCGACCGCCTCCTGCACCACGGCCACATGCTCAAGTTCGAAGGCAAGAGCTGGCGCCTGAAGGAAGCCGCCGCCCGCGTTGCCAAGCGCACCTCAGCCGTCTAA
- the gltX gene encoding glutamate--tRNA ligase produces the protein MIRTRFAPSPTGYLHIGGARTALFCWAYAKKLGGTFVLRIEDTDRERSTEASTQAILDSMRWLGMDDYEGPYYQMKRLDRYREVAEQLMAQGHAYYDYASKEELDALREAQRARGEKPRYDGRWRPENAKRDGLTPPAGVKPIIRLRNPDEGEVTFNDLVKGPITVANSELDDLVIMRSDGIPTYNFGVVVDDIDMSITHVIRGDDHVNNTPRQINIYKALGAKLPEFAHVPMILGQDGERLSKRHGAVSVMQYQEEGYLPEALVNYLARLGWSHGDEEKFTREQLVEWFDLEHISKSPARFDAGKATWLNQQYLKEAADDRLAELLRPFLATHEIDVDAGPALPRVVALLKERASTLVELADAAVYFYKPLHAPEQLRGQHLTDDVMPALRDLRNRFESTDWERAKINDAIKAVVGEHKLKLPKVAMPLRVIVAGTTQTPSIDATLEVMGKEAVLKRIDSALQPPGS, from the coding sequence ATGATCCGCACCCGCTTCGCCCCCAGCCCCACGGGCTACCTCCACATCGGCGGCGCCCGCACCGCGCTCTTCTGCTGGGCGTATGCGAAAAAGCTCGGCGGCACCTTCGTGCTGCGCATCGAGGACACCGACCGCGAGCGCTCGACCGAGGCCTCGACGCAGGCGATCCTCGACAGCATGCGCTGGCTCGGGATGGACGATTACGAAGGGCCGTATTACCAGATGAAGCGCCTCGACCGGTATCGCGAGGTCGCCGAGCAGCTCATGGCGCAGGGCCACGCGTATTACGACTACGCGAGCAAGGAAGAGCTCGACGCGCTGCGCGAAGCGCAGCGTGCGAGAGGCGAGAAGCCGCGCTACGACGGCCGCTGGCGCCCCGAGAACGCGAAGCGTGACGGTCTTACTCCGCCGGCCGGTGTGAAGCCGATCATCCGCCTGCGCAATCCCGACGAAGGCGAGGTCACCTTCAACGATCTCGTCAAAGGCCCGATCACGGTGGCGAACAGCGAGCTCGACGATCTGGTGATCATGCGCTCCGACGGCATTCCCACGTACAACTTCGGCGTGGTCGTCGACGACATCGACATGAGCATCACCCACGTGATCCGCGGCGACGACCACGTCAATAACACGCCGCGCCAGATCAACATCTACAAAGCGCTGGGTGCGAAGCTGCCCGAGTTCGCGCACGTGCCGATGATCCTCGGGCAGGACGGCGAGCGGCTGTCGAAGCGCCACGGCGCGGTGAGCGTCATGCAGTACCAGGAAGAGGGCTATCTCCCCGAAGCGCTGGTGAACTACCTCGCGCGCCTCGGCTGGTCGCACGGCGACGAAGAGAAGTTCACGCGCGAGCAGCTCGTCGAGTGGTTCGATCTCGAGCACATCAGCAAGTCGCCGGCGCGCTTCGACGCCGGCAAGGCTACGTGGCTCAACCAGCAGTACCTGAAGGAAGCCGCCGACGATCGGCTCGCCGAGCTCCTGCGGCCGTTTCTTGCCACGCACGAAATCGATGTGGACGCGGGGCCGGCGCTCCCCCGTGTTGTGGCGTTGCTCAAGGAGCGCGCGAGCACGCTGGTCGAGCTTGCCGACGCGGCGGTGTACTTCTACAAACCGCTGCACGCGCCCGAACAGCTCCGGGGCCAGCACCTGACCGACGACGTCATGCCCGCGCTGCGCGACCTGCGCAACCGCTTCGAGAGCACCGACTGGGAGCGCGCGAAGATCAACGACGCCATCAAGGCGGTGGTGGGCGAGCACAAGCTCAAGCTGCCGAAGGTCGCCATGCCGCTGCGCGTCATCGTGGCGGGCACGACCCAGACGCCCTCGATCGACGCCACCCTGGAGGTCATGGGCAAGGAGGCTGTGCTGAAGCGCATCGACAGTGCGCTGCAACCCCCGGGCTCGTAA
- a CDS encoding IS1595 family transposase: protein MAEYSFKEPRFHDAEAARTYLEGIRWPNGPVCPHCGAFERISKIEGKSARPGLYQCLETECRQQFTVTVGTVFERSKISLDKWVFAATLMASSKKGISSKQIERMLGVTYKTAWFMTHRLREAMKHPASMFAPSGGTVEADETYVGGKEKNKHAHKRTKGNIGGTGKQMVFTLVHRETGQVRSFHLPSVNAKNLKPVLESQINCAITNFRTDGEGQYRILAPMFASHEAVNHGAGEYVRGDAHCNTAEGFFSILKRGIVGTFHFVSEQHLQRYVTEFDFRYNHRQVKRKIDGKTVLVGPTDIERTETLLKQVHGKRLTYRRTRGAEENSKTGAH from the coding sequence ATGGCCGAATACTCCTTCAAAGAACCCCGTTTCCACGACGCCGAAGCAGCTCGCACTTACCTTGAGGGCATCCGCTGGCCGAACGGTCCGGTATGCCCGCACTGCGGCGCGTTTGAGCGCATTTCCAAGATCGAGGGCAAGTCGGCCCGCCCCGGCCTGTATCAGTGCCTTGAGACCGAATGCCGCCAGCAGTTCACGGTGACGGTCGGGACCGTTTTCGAGCGCTCCAAGATCAGCCTTGATAAGTGGGTCTTTGCCGCCACGCTCATGGCGTCCAGCAAGAAGGGCATTAGCTCCAAGCAGATCGAGCGCATGTTGGGCGTGACCTACAAAACCGCGTGGTTCATGACGCATCGCCTGCGCGAAGCCATGAAGCATCCGGCGAGCATGTTCGCGCCGAGCGGCGGCACTGTGGAGGCGGACGAGACCTACGTTGGCGGCAAGGAAAAGAACAAGCACGCCCATAAGCGCACGAAGGGCAACATCGGCGGCACCGGCAAGCAGATGGTGTTCACGCTCGTTCACCGCGAAACCGGACAGGTCCGCTCGTTCCACCTGCCTTCCGTCAACGCCAAGAACCTCAAGCCGGTCCTTGAGTCGCAGATCAATTGCGCCATTACCAACTTCCGCACTGACGGCGAAGGGCAATACCGCATCCTCGCGCCGATGTTCGCGAGCCATGAAGCAGTGAACCACGGTGCCGGTGAATACGTGCGTGGTGACGCCCACTGCAACACCGCCGAGGGTTTCTTCTCGATCCTCAAGCGCGGCATTGTCGGCACGTTCCACTTCGTCAGCGAACAGCACTTGCAGCGCTACGTGACCGAGTTTGACTTCCGCTACAACCACCGCCAGGTCAAGCGCAAGATCGACGGCAAGACCGTTCTCGTCGGCCCCACCGATATCGAGCGCACCGAAACGCTGCTCAAGCAGGTCCACGGCAAGCGCCTGACGTATCGGCGGACTCGTGGGGCAGAAGAAAACTCTAAGACTGGCGCTCATTGA
- a CDS encoding polysaccharide deacetylase — MSKLIVCLTFDFDAISGFISRGQTTPGWLSRGEFGPRVGAPRLLGLFRKYGIETSWYVPGHTIESFPDQVKAVVDAGHEIAHHGWTHRPPASLTREQEEEELVRGNEAIKRISGQYARGYRSPSWDLSPHSVELMLKHGFVYDSSMMGDDYTPYYARQGDAIELLSPPRFGDKSALVEMPIHWSTDDSPHFEFVRTEQSLRQGLRNAREVEDNWINDFLYMKDVVKDWGVLTYTCHPFIIGRGHRILMLERLIRRLKDEGAAFQRIDRTVEEFKER; from the coding sequence ATGAGCAAGCTCATCGTCTGTCTCACCTTCGATTTCGACGCGATCTCGGGCTTCATCTCGCGCGGTCAGACCACGCCGGGCTGGCTGTCGCGCGGCGAGTTCGGGCCGCGCGTCGGCGCGCCGCGCCTGCTCGGGCTGTTTCGCAAGTACGGCATCGAGACTTCCTGGTACGTGCCGGGGCACACCATCGAGAGCTTTCCGGACCAGGTGAAAGCGGTCGTCGACGCCGGCCACGAGATCGCGCATCACGGCTGGACGCACCGGCCGCCGGCGAGCCTCACGCGCGAGCAGGAAGAGGAAGAGCTCGTCCGCGGCAACGAAGCGATCAAGCGCATCTCGGGGCAGTACGCGCGCGGCTATCGCTCGCCGTCGTGGGATCTCTCGCCGCATTCGGTCGAGCTCATGTTGAAGCACGGCTTCGTGTACGACAGCAGCATGATGGGCGACGACTACACGCCGTACTACGCGCGGCAGGGCGACGCGATCGAGCTGCTGTCCCCGCCGCGCTTCGGCGACAAGAGCGCGCTGGTCGAGATGCCCATCCACTGGTCGACCGACGATTCGCCGCACTTCGAGTTCGTGCGCACCGAGCAAAGCCTGCGGCAGGGGCTGAGGAACGCGCGCGAGGTCGAGGACAACTGGATCAACGACTTCCTCTACATGAAGGACGTCGTGAAGGACTGGGGCGTGCTCACCTACACCTGCCATCCGTTCATCATCGGCCGCGGCCACCGCATCCTGATGCTCGAGCGGCTCATCCGCCGCCTGAAGGACGAAGGCGCGGCGTTCCAGCGGATCGACCGCACGGTCGAAGAGTTCAAAGAAAGATAA
- a CDS encoding gamma-glutamyltransferase, with translation MLQHLVQNWHVRKPVAQSRGGIIATQNRVAGLAAAKVFKAGGNAVDAAVATGLALAAVEPWNSGLGGVGFMMVYLARENRVRVVDFGPISPRGLNPADYPLTGGFTSDLFTWPTVQDDRNVHGPMSIAVPGNVAGLSLALETFGTQKFSEVIQPAIALADLGLAVDWYLTLKVATMAKELARYPSTRDVWLPDGYPPVTAAGAPLGRLMLEGLAGTMRRLAEAGPRDFYEGEVAQSIARDIRALGGYLSFEDLKSYQARIVDPLEVEYRGAQLALAPGLSAGPTMARALSKLSEVKLPGGGPKADAFLAYARVLREVYAERLSTMGETSDHRDPSTTTHLNVVDREGNMVALTQTLLSVFGSKVVLPQSGILMNNGIMWFDPRPESPNYLAPWKRPLTNMNPMIARKNGKAWFALGASGGRKIMPATYQIVSFLVDHGMSLEDAFHQPRIDASGGDTVSVDPRLPDSIKAALADAFPTVETELVVYPTNYACPSSVLRDPNGGAHYGVSDVLSPWSGAVAEDAV, from the coding sequence ATGCTCCAACACCTCGTCCAGAACTGGCACGTGCGCAAGCCTGTTGCGCAAAGCCGCGGCGGCATCATCGCCACGCAGAACCGCGTCGCAGGCCTCGCCGCGGCGAAGGTCTTCAAGGCCGGCGGCAACGCGGTCGACGCGGCGGTCGCGACCGGTCTCGCGCTCGCGGCGGTCGAGCCGTGGAACAGCGGCCTCGGCGGCGTCGGCTTCATGATGGTCTACCTCGCCAGGGAGAATCGCGTCCGGGTCGTGGATTTCGGGCCGATCTCCCCGCGCGGGCTGAACCCTGCCGACTACCCGCTCACCGGCGGTTTCACGAGCGATCTCTTCACCTGGCCGACGGTGCAGGACGACCGCAACGTGCACGGGCCGATGTCGATCGCGGTGCCGGGCAACGTCGCGGGCCTGTCGCTCGCGCTCGAGACCTTCGGCACCCAGAAGTTTTCGGAAGTGATACAGCCGGCGATCGCGCTCGCCGACTTGGGGCTAGCGGTCGACTGGTATCTCACGCTCAAGGTGGCGACGATGGCGAAGGAGCTCGCGCGCTATCCGTCGACACGCGACGTGTGGCTGCCGGACGGTTATCCGCCGGTGACCGCCGCGGGGGCCCCGCTCGGCCGCCTGATGCTCGAGGGCCTCGCGGGAACGATGCGCCGTCTCGCCGAGGCCGGCCCGCGCGATTTCTACGAAGGCGAAGTGGCGCAGAGCATCGCCAGGGACATCCGGGCGCTCGGCGGCTATCTCTCGTTCGAGGACCTGAAGAGCTACCAGGCGCGTATCGTCGATCCGCTCGAAGTCGAGTATCGCGGCGCGCAGCTCGCGCTCGCGCCGGGCTTGAGCGCCGGACCGACCATGGCGCGCGCACTGTCCAAGCTGTCGGAGGTCAAGCTCCCGGGCGGCGGGCCGAAAGCCGATGCGTTCCTCGCCTATGCGCGCGTGCTGCGCGAGGTCTACGCCGAGCGGCTCTCCACGATGGGCGAGACCAGCGACCATCGCGATCCTTCGACGACGACCCACCTCAACGTCGTCGATCGCGAAGGCAACATGGTCGCGCTCACGCAGACGCTGCTGTCGGTGTTCGGCTCGAAGGTCGTGCTGCCGCAGAGCGGCATCCTCATGAACAACGGCATCATGTGGTTCGACCCGCGGCCGGAATCGCCGAACTACCTGGCGCCGTGGAAGCGTCCGCTGACCAACATGAACCCGATGATCGCGCGGAAGAACGGCAAGGCGTGGTTCGCTCTCGGGGCGTCGGGCGGACGCAAGATCATGCCGGCGACCTATCAGATCGTGTCGTTTCTCGTCGATCACGGCATGTCGCTCGAGGACGCTTTCCATCAGCCGCGCATCGACGCGAGCGGCGGCGACACCGTGAGCGTGGATCCGCGCCTGCCCGATTCGATCAAGGCCGCGCTCGCCGACGCCTTCCCCACCGTCGAGACCGAGCTCGTGGTGTATCCGACCAACTACGCCTGCCCCAGCTCGGTGCTGCGCGATCCGAACGGGGGCGCGCATTACGGCGTGAGCGACGTGCTCTCGCCGTGGTCGGGCGCGGTCGCGGAAGACGCGGTCTGA
- a CDS encoding tripartite tricarboxylate transporter substrate binding protein translates to MARRLRKPARMRLTPLLATLCAAFVSVTAAAQSGDYPNRPVRWIVPFAPSGPTDLMSRAVAEKLTQRLGHQFVVDNRPGAGGNIGAELVAKSAPDGYTLMIGHVGTHAINATLYPRLAFDPVKDFTPITLIATLPLALVIHPSVPAKDVKDLVAYAKANPGKLNFASAGNGGPTHLTGELLKTSAAIDIVHVPYKGNAAALLDLTAGRVQMMFSNMLTAMPHVRAGKLRAIGVSSAKRSPQAPDLPAIAETVPGFNAVPWYGVLGPAGLPRPILTKLNTEIARALAEPDMNQRFVAQGIDLQSSTPEQFGALIKSELVKWRKVVKDSGAKVD, encoded by the coding sequence ATGGCACGGAGATTGCGAAAGCCCGCGCGCATGCGCCTCACTCCGTTGCTCGCAACGCTCTGTGCAGCCTTCGTCAGCGTCACCGCCGCGGCGCAAAGCGGCGATTACCCGAACCGCCCGGTGCGGTGGATCGTGCCGTTCGCGCCTTCGGGACCGACCGATCTCATGTCGCGCGCGGTCGCCGAGAAGCTCACGCAGCGCCTCGGCCACCAGTTCGTCGTCGACAATCGGCCCGGTGCGGGCGGCAACATCGGCGCGGAGCTCGTCGCGAAGTCGGCGCCGGACGGTTACACGCTGATGATCGGTCACGTCGGCACGCACGCGATCAACGCGACGCTCTACCCTCGTCTCGCCTTCGACCCGGTGAAGGACTTCACGCCGATCACGCTGATCGCCACGCTGCCGCTCGCGCTGGTAATCCATCCTTCGGTGCCGGCGAAAGACGTGAAAGACCTCGTCGCGTACGCCAAAGCCAATCCGGGCAAGCTCAACTTCGCTTCGGCGGGCAACGGCGGCCCGACGCATCTCACCGGCGAATTGCTGAAGACGTCCGCCGCCATCGACATCGTGCACGTGCCTTACAAAGGCAACGCCGCCGCCTTGCTGGATTTGACCGCCGGCCGCGTGCAGATGATGTTCAGCAACATGCTCACCGCGATGCCGCACGTGCGCGCCGGGAAGCTGCGGGCGATCGGGGTGTCGAGCGCGAAGCGCTCGCCGCAGGCGCCGGACCTTCCCGCGATCGCGGAGACCGTGCCCGGTTTCAACGCCGTGCCGTGGTACGGGGTGCTCGGGCCCGCGGGCCTGCCGCGCCCCATCCTGACGAAGCTCAACACCGAGATCGCGCGCGCCCTCGCCGAACCGGACATGAACCAGCGCTTCGTCGCACAGGGCATCGATCTGCAGTCGAGCACGCCGGAGCAGTTCGGCGCGCTCATCAAGTCCGAGCTGGTGAAGTGGCGAAAGGTCGTGAAGGATTCAGGCGCCAAGGTGGATTGA
- a CDS encoding tripartite tricarboxylate transporter substrate binding protein, translating to MFSKLLGAAFACAAMSAAAQDAGNYPSRPLRLITGFLPGGVSDTVARVTGEKLGEQLGQRVVIDGRPGAGGVLSMELAANANPDGHTLYLGQPVITISPNFKKKPPFDPIKAFAPVSLIGFGTTMMVVHPSTPASNVKELVAYGKSQPPGALRFGHSGMGSTNHLAGELFAVMTGIKLSPIPYKGAAANIVGVLQGEIQIAMLPTLAAIPHVKSGRLKAIGMTGSKRSPAAPDVPTIGETLKGYDVPVWYGLVITAKTPAAIVNKLHAETQRAIQTAEVKDRLASQGIETQTGSRAEFAKLIQDDAVRWAKLVKDAGIVLE from the coding sequence ATGTTTTCGAAGCTGCTCGGCGCAGCGTTCGCTTGCGCGGCGATGTCGGCCGCGGCGCAGGATGCAGGAAACTATCCCTCGCGGCCCTTGAGACTCATCACCGGCTTTCTGCCCGGCGGAGTGAGCGACACCGTCGCACGCGTCACCGGCGAGAAGCTCGGCGAGCAGCTCGGCCAGCGGGTCGTCATCGACGGGCGGCCCGGCGCCGGCGGTGTGCTGAGCATGGAGCTCGCGGCGAACGCCAACCCCGACGGCCACACGCTGTACCTCGGCCAGCCGGTGATCACGATCAGCCCCAACTTCAAGAAGAAGCCGCCGTTCGACCCGATCAAAGCCTTCGCGCCGGTATCGCTGATCGGCTTCGGCACGACGATGATGGTGGTGCACCCGTCCACGCCCGCGTCGAACGTCAAGGAGCTCGTCGCTTACGGCAAATCGCAGCCGCCGGGCGCGCTGCGCTTCGGCCATTCGGGCATGGGCTCGACGAACCACCTCGCGGGGGAGCTCTTCGCGGTGATGACGGGTATAAAGCTCTCGCCGATCCCGTACAAAGGCGCCGCCGCGAACATCGTCGGCGTGCTCCAGGGCGAGATCCAGATCGCGATGCTGCCCACGCTCGCGGCGATCCCGCACGTGAAATCGGGCCGGCTGAAAGCGATCGGGATGACGGGATCGAAGCGCTCGCCCGCCGCGCCCGACGTGCCGACCATCGGCGAGACGCTCAAGGGTTACGACGTGCCGGTCTGGTACGGACTGGTCATCACCGCGAAGACGCCCGCGGCGATCGTCAACAAGCTGCACGCCGAGACGCAGCGCGCGATCCAGACCGCCGAAGTCAAAGACCGGCTCGCGTCGCAGGGCATCGAGACGCAGACCGGCAGCCGCGCCGAGTTCGCGAAGCTGATCCAGGACGACGCGGTGCGCTGGGCGAAGCTCGTGAAGGACGCGGGTATCGTGCTGGAGTGA
- a CDS encoding tripartite tricarboxylate transporter substrate binding protein, giving the protein MTKNRILALTIAVTAVPAFAADAKYPTRPIRFVVGFLPGGPSDTIARVVGGKLGESLGQPVIVDNRAGAGGNVSADIVADAPPDGHTILLGTGGPLVIAPILGQKIGFDPDKDFAPVSTLGGSMSILAAHPSLPASGVKELIALARAKPGEINYASSGVGSANHLTAELLSSMAGIKLTHVPYKGSGAALPALISGEVKLGFGPLLPAIPHVKAGRIKALGVSGLKRASAAPDIPTIAEQGLPGFHVDSWYGVFVPAKTPKPIVARLNRELVRILALPDVKERLSRDGVDPAGSTPEQLHDIVQNEKKMWLKVIKQANIKVQ; this is encoded by the coding sequence GTGACGAAAAACAGGATCCTGGCACTTACGATCGCAGTCACTGCCGTGCCTGCGTTTGCTGCGGACGCGAAATACCCGACACGTCCCATACGCTTCGTCGTGGGCTTCCTGCCCGGCGGGCCGAGCGACACCATCGCACGCGTGGTCGGCGGCAAGCTCGGCGAATCGCTCGGCCAGCCGGTGATCGTCGACAACCGCGCCGGCGCGGGCGGCAACGTCAGCGCCGACATCGTCGCGGATGCGCCGCCGGACGGACACACGATCCTGCTCGGCACCGGCGGACCGCTCGTGATCGCACCGATCCTCGGCCAGAAAATCGGCTTCGATCCGGACAAGGACTTCGCGCCGGTGTCGACGCTCGGCGGCTCGATGAGCATCCTCGCCGCGCATCCTTCGCTGCCCGCGTCGGGCGTCAAAGAGCTGATCGCGCTCGCCAGGGCGAAACCCGGCGAGATCAACTACGCGTCCTCGGGCGTCGGCAGCGCAAACCACCTCACCGCCGAGCTGCTGTCCTCGATGGCCGGCATCAAGCTCACGCACGTGCCGTACAAAGGCAGCGGCGCGGCGCTGCCTGCGCTCATCTCCGGCGAAGTGAAGCTCGGTTTCGGCCCGTTACTGCCGGCCATCCCTCATGTAAAGGCGGGCCGCATCAAGGCGCTCGGCGTGAGCGGGCTCAAGCGCGCGAGCGCCGCACCCGACATCCCGACGATCGCCGAGCAGGGACTGCCCGGCTTTCACGTCGATTCGTGGTACGGCGTGTTCGTGCCGGCGAAGACGCCGAAGCCGATCGTCGCCCGGCTGAACCGCGAGCTCGTCCGCATCCTCGCATTGCCCGATGTGAAGGAGCGTCTCTCGCGCGACGGCGTCGATCCCGCCGGCAGCACGCCCGAGCAACTGCACGACATCGTTCAGAACGAGAAGAAGATGTGGCTGAAGGTGATCAAACAAGCCAACATCAAAGTGCAGTGA